The following are from one region of the Salvia splendens isolate huo1 chromosome 2, SspV2, whole genome shotgun sequence genome:
- the LOC121790487 gene encoding protein DEHYDRATION-INDUCED 19 homolog 7-like isoform X1 yields MADRLYRDLEIALSSFSAPCNDDYNEEDEESEEEYDGEEVNGVEIEGKSEELACPFCSEDFDVLGLCCHIDADHRMEVKPGIIRRFSPFSGLLRRDLPCLCCEGSGKHGFTCDYSSREYIEDRSTRSRSSIYLLRKELQDKHLRAVKESPTVGSSSNAAADSMLLSFVNSPQPAYRPQITEAATPSEASLSGKSSYDDSVEKFPLSLSTDRNIEMARRSEFVQGLLLSTILDDL; encoded by the exons ATGGCCGATCGATTGTACCGTGATTTGGAGATTGCGCTGTCCTCTTTTTCCGCACCGTGCAACG aTGATTACAATGAAGAGGACGAGGAGAGCGAGGAAGAGTATGATGGGGAAGAGGTCAACGGTGTCGAAATTGAGGGGAAATCGGAGGAATTAGCTTGCCCTTTTTGCTCGGAGGATTTTGATGTTTTGGGATTGTGCTGCCACATTGATGCCGACCACCGCATGGAGGTTAAACCAGGGATAATTCGACGCTTTTCGCCTTTTTCGGGATTGCTACGTAGGG ATTTGCCCTGTTTGTGCTGTGAAGGTTCGGGTAAACATGGCTTCACATGTGATTACTCATCACGAGAGTATATTGAAG ATCGTAGCACTCGCTCCCGTTCATCAATATATCTACTGAGGAAGGAATTGCAGGACAAACATTTACGTGCTGTTAAGGAGTCTCCCACTGTTGGTTCGTCCTCTAATGCAGCAGCTGATTCCATGCTTTTGTCGTTTGTCAATAGTCCTCAGCCAGCTTACAGGCCCCAAATCACTGAAGCTGCTACTCCATCTGAAGCAAGCTTGTCAGGAAAAAGTTCTTATGATGACTCTGTTGAGAA ATTTCCATTGTCTCTGTCAACAGACAGGAACATCGAGATGGCCAGAAGGTCTGAGTTCGTACAGGGCTTGCTGTTATCCACCATACTTGATGACTTGTAA
- the LOC121790487 gene encoding protein DEHYDRATION-INDUCED 19 homolog 3-like isoform X3, which translates to MADRLYRDLEIALSSFSAPCNDDYNEEDEESEEEYDGEEVNGVEIEGKSEELACPFCSEDFDVLGLCCHIDADHRMEICPVCAVKVRVNMASHVITHHESILKALCNKTHRSTRSRSSIYLLRKELQDKHLRAVKESPTVGSSSNAAADSMLLSFVNSPQPAYRPQITEAATPSEASLSGKSSYDDSVEKFPLSLSTDRNIEMARRSEFVQGLLLSTILDDL; encoded by the exons ATGGCCGATCGATTGTACCGTGATTTGGAGATTGCGCTGTCCTCTTTTTCCGCACCGTGCAACG aTGATTACAATGAAGAGGACGAGGAGAGCGAGGAAGAGTATGATGGGGAAGAGGTCAACGGTGTCGAAATTGAGGGGAAATCGGAGGAATTAGCTTGCCCTTTTTGCTCGGAGGATTTTGATGTTTTGGGATTGTGCTGCCACATTGATGCCGACCACCGCATGGAG ATTTGCCCTGTTTGTGCTGTGAAGGTTCGGGTAAACATGGCTTCACATGTGATTACTCATCACGAGAGTATATTGAAG GCTCTCTGCAATAAGACACATCGTAGCACTCGCTCCCGTTCATCAATATATCTACTGAGGAAGGAATTGCAGGACAAACATTTACGTGCTGTTAAGGAGTCTCCCACTGTTGGTTCGTCCTCTAATGCAGCAGCTGATTCCATGCTTTTGTCGTTTGTCAATAGTCCTCAGCCAGCTTACAGGCCCCAAATCACTGAAGCTGCTACTCCATCTGAAGCAAGCTTGTCAGGAAAAAGTTCTTATGATGACTCTGTTGAGAA ATTTCCATTGTCTCTGTCAACAGACAGGAACATCGAGATGGCCAGAAGGTCTGAGTTCGTACAGGGCTTGCTGTTATCCACCATACTTGATGACTTGTAA
- the LOC121790487 gene encoding protein DEHYDRATION-INDUCED 19 homolog 7-like isoform X2, producing the protein MADRLYRDLEIALSSFSAPCNDDYNEEDEESEEEYDGEEVNGVEIEGKSEELACPFCSEDFDVLGLCCHIDADHRMEVKPGIIRRFSPFSGLLHLPCLCCEGSGKHGFTCDYSSREYIEDRSTRSRSSIYLLRKELQDKHLRAVKESPTVGSSSNAAADSMLLSFVNSPQPAYRPQITEAATPSEASLSGKSSYDDSVEKFPLSLSTDRNIEMARRSEFVQGLLLSTILDDL; encoded by the exons ATGGCCGATCGATTGTACCGTGATTTGGAGATTGCGCTGTCCTCTTTTTCCGCACCGTGCAACG aTGATTACAATGAAGAGGACGAGGAGAGCGAGGAAGAGTATGATGGGGAAGAGGTCAACGGTGTCGAAATTGAGGGGAAATCGGAGGAATTAGCTTGCCCTTTTTGCTCGGAGGATTTTGATGTTTTGGGATTGTGCTGCCACATTGATGCCGACCACCGCATGGAGGTTAAACCAGGGATAATTCGACGCTTTTCGCCTTTTTCGGGATTGCTAC ATTTGCCCTGTTTGTGCTGTGAAGGTTCGGGTAAACATGGCTTCACATGTGATTACTCATCACGAGAGTATATTGAAG ATCGTAGCACTCGCTCCCGTTCATCAATATATCTACTGAGGAAGGAATTGCAGGACAAACATTTACGTGCTGTTAAGGAGTCTCCCACTGTTGGTTCGTCCTCTAATGCAGCAGCTGATTCCATGCTTTTGTCGTTTGTCAATAGTCCTCAGCCAGCTTACAGGCCCCAAATCACTGAAGCTGCTACTCCATCTGAAGCAAGCTTGTCAGGAAAAAGTTCTTATGATGACTCTGTTGAGAA ATTTCCATTGTCTCTGTCAACAGACAGGAACATCGAGATGGCCAGAAGGTCTGAGTTCGTACAGGGCTTGCTGTTATCCACCATACTTGATGACTTGTAA